A stretch of the Clostridium fungisolvens genome encodes the following:
- a CDS encoding HD-GYP domain-containing protein: MVEAFLRVASHTSFWIDLKDNFIAVALQKVQPKYSVDISFEQIRSITQVLSRIIDSKSQYTQQHSKELSEKVDVMARFYDYSDEERFKLIIAADLHDLGKLAVPNDILDSTGSLSEEEFSVIKEHTYYTRIALEQITGFEDIAEWAANHHEKLNGLGYPFGKSHKQLDFNSRLMGCLDIYQALTEERPYRRSLSHTEAMDILNDMCKNGFVDSNICKDIDVFFSNVHI, encoded by the coding sequence TTGGTAGAAGCTTTCTTAAGGGTAGCTAGCCATACTAGTTTTTGGATTGATTTAAAAGATAATTTTATAGCAGTAGCCTTACAGAAAGTACAACCTAAGTATTCGGTTGATATTTCTTTTGAACAGATAAGATCTATAACTCAGGTGCTTTCAAGAATAATTGATTCTAAATCACAATATACTCAACAGCACTCTAAAGAGCTTTCTGAAAAGGTTGATGTTATGGCTCGATTTTATGACTACAGTGATGAAGAAAGATTTAAGTTGATAATAGCAGCTGATTTACATGATTTAGGTAAGTTAGCTGTTCCAAATGATATATTAGATAGTACTGGTTCGTTAAGTGAAGAAGAATTTTCAGTTATTAAAGAACATACTTATTATACTAGAATTGCTCTAGAGCAGATAACTGGTTTTGAAGATATTGCAGAATGGGCAGCTAATCATCATGAAAAGCTTAATGGATTGGGGTACCCTTTTGGAAAAAGTCATAAACAATTAGATTTTAATTCAAGACTAATGGGATGCCTTGATATTTATCAGGCACTTACAGAAGAAAGACCATATAGACGATCATTAAGCCATACAGAAGCAATGGATATATTAAATGATATGTGTAAGAATGGATTTGTAGATAGTAATATATGTAAGGATATAGATGTTTTCTTTTCAAATGTACATATATAA
- a CDS encoding chlororespiratory reduction 6 domain-containing protein yields MINYSDDRKLHLMILNKSYIEALDLQEIDKMLNVFKRHGIKKYRNNIVFQIDGYNDDPREIFEIPEIKAFFKKVFDKYPYMLYFLSNINSNDAWVLACLCNKHQTCSIVGKRNIDLKMQFDNNLLSQILNQTVAYMMQIHESSKSILKLRVRLASMLL; encoded by the coding sequence ATGATCAATTATTCAGATGATAGAAAATTACATCTAATGATACTAAATAAAAGTTATATCGAAGCTTTAGACTTGCAAGAAATAGATAAGATGTTAAATGTTTTTAAACGGCATGGGATAAAAAAATATAGAAACAACATAGTTTTTCAAATTGACGGCTACAATGATGATCCACGAGAAATATTTGAAATCCCCGAAATTAAAGCTTTTTTTAAAAAAGTATTTGATAAATATCCTTATATGCTATATTTCTTAAGTAATATAAATTCAAATGATGCATGGGTACTAGCTTGCTTATGCAATAAACATCAAACCTGCAGTATAGTTGGAAAGAGAAATATTGATTTGAAGATGCAATTTGATAACAATCTATTATCTCAGATACTAAATCAAACCGTAGCATATATGATGCAAATACATGAAAGTTCAAAAAGTATTTTGAAGTTGAGAGTAAGACTTGCTTCTATGTTGTTATAA
- a CDS encoding MCP four helix bundle domain-containing protein, producing MKKLKNSKVEKQLLIPFIFGVLFILTVDIVGIRGMYVLKNNSKVLFEDKFETLNTISNIQNNFSNIKIDLFKLVYQKNKIENDVYLEEDIRNLLDLNNKQFEKYESLTNGVEENKLVEVLKMDIELYSNDVEKAINSIKNNDYEKADSYFVQDVTPMSVGVEDTIKQIIDDLSTSSLKADTASNILFNNYLYATISVTIVGLVASILMGRRIVLSISK from the coding sequence ATGAAGAAGCTTAAAAATTCAAAAGTTGAAAAACAATTATTAATACCATTTATATTTGGGGTGTTGTTTATATTAACAGTTGATATCGTTGGTATTAGAGGAATGTATGTGTTAAAGAATAATTCGAAAGTTTTATTTGAGGACAAATTTGAAACTTTAAACACTATAAGTAATATACAGAATAATTTTTCTAACATAAAAATAGATCTTTTTAAACTTGTGTATCAAAAGAATAAGATTGAGAATGATGTATACTTAGAAGAAGATATAAGAAATCTACTGGATTTGAACAATAAGCAGTTTGAAAAATATGAAAGTTTAACAAATGGCGTAGAAGAGAACAAATTAGTTGAAGTACTAAAAATGGATATAGAACTTTATTCTAATGATGTTGAAAAGGCAATAAATTCAATAAAAAATAATGACTATGAAAAAGCTGATTCTTATTTTGTACAAGATGTTACTCCGATGAGCGTTGGTGTGGAGGATACGATAAAACAAATAATTGATGATTTAAGTACTAGCTCTTTAAAAGCAGATACCGCTAGTAACATTTTATTTAATAATTATTTATATGCAACGATTTCTGTAACTATCGTTGGATTGGTTGCATCCATATTAATGGGGAGAAGAATTGTGCTAAGTATTAGCAAATAG
- a CDS encoding AAA family ATPase, giving the protein MNLSQINQYLRSMELKKDKIDSFEEYPYCVKAVRSIERLDFHPKVTFFVGENGSGKSTILEAIAAAYGFNPEGGTINFNFSTSDTHSELYENIKLIKGVKKPQDGFFLRSESFYNLATNVEELEKDAPGIFKSYGGKSLHKQSHGESFFSVFMNRFKGRGLYILDEPEAALSPARQLSMIARMHSLLEENSQFIIATHSPILMSYPDSIIYEISDSIKEVRYDETEHYSITKAFLNNPSKMLKILIEENYD; this is encoded by the coding sequence ATGAATTTATCACAGATAAATCAGTATCTAAGAAGTATGGAATTAAAGAAGGATAAAATTGATTCTTTTGAAGAATACCCATACTGCGTGAAAGCTGTGAGAAGCATAGAAAGATTAGATTTTCACCCCAAAGTAACTTTTTTTGTAGGTGAGAATGGATCGGGCAAATCTACAATTTTAGAAGCGATTGCAGCGGCATATGGCTTTAATCCCGAGGGAGGAACTATAAATTTTAATTTCTCAACTAGTGATACACATTCAGAATTATATGAGAATATTAAGCTTATAAAAGGTGTTAAAAAGCCACAAGATGGTTTCTTTTTAAGGTCAGAGAGCTTTTATAATCTAGCTACAAATGTAGAGGAATTAGAAAAAGATGCACCAGGCATTTTTAAGTCCTATGGGGGTAAATCCCTTCATAAGCAATCACATGGAGAATCCTTTTTCTCAGTTTTTATGAATAGATTTAAGGGTCGTGGTTTGTATATTTTAGACGAACCAGAAGCGGCTTTATCTCCAGCTAGACAGCTTTCTATGATTGCAAGGATGCATAGTCTTTTAGAAGAAAATTCGCAGTTCATTATAGCAACGCATTCACCTATTCTTATGAGTTACCCAGATTCGATAATTTATGAAATAAGTGATAGTATTAAAGAAGTTAGATATGATGAAACAGAGCACTATAGTATAACGAAAGCATTTTTAAATAATCCATCAAAGATGCTGAAAATATTAATTGAAGAAAATTATGATTAG
- a CDS encoding GNAT family N-acetyltransferase, with product MYYGEKVCLRAYKEEDIPRAVEMVNDSELKKLLVTGIPFPMTSWEEEEWVKSQKSTDTGGYNFAIEDIQTKKYIGGCGIQKVNWLARTATVGIMIGDKDYWGKGYGTDAMKVLLDFIFNNMNINKVKLAVFSFNKRAQKSYEKCGFVVEGVLKDELFKEGKYYDEIVMAAFRK from the coding sequence ATGTATTATGGTGAAAAGGTATGCCTAAGAGCTTATAAAGAAGAAGATATACCTAGAGCAGTAGAAATGGTAAATGATAGTGAACTAAAAAAACTGCTAGTAACAGGAATTCCATTTCCTATGACTTCATGGGAAGAAGAGGAATGGGTGAAATCGCAAAAGAGCACAGACACAGGGGGATATAACTTTGCCATTGAAGATATACAAACAAAGAAATATATAGGTGGCTGCGGTATTCAGAAGGTTAACTGGCTAGCTCGTACGGCTACAGTTGGTATCATGATTGGAGACAAGGATTACTGGGGTAAGGGATATGGTACTGATGCCATGAAAGTGCTTCTGGATTTTATATTTAACAATATGAATATAAACAAAGTTAAGCTTGCCGTTTTTTCTTTTAACAAAAGAGCTCAAAAGAGTTATGAGAAGTGTGGATTTGTAGTTGAGGGCGTTCTTAAGGATGAGTTATTTAAAGAAGGAAAATACTATGATGAAATAGTTATGGCTGCTTTTAGAAAGTAA
- a CDS encoding HD-GYP domain-containing protein: MLFYMNEFLTAVSFALDFIEMDLSGVTSNHGKRTAYISLKIAKELGLSFKELHDIVALGMLHDIGAVERGLVKKINAESEYTLKNAEDTVAHCSIGENSISMYPFLTDVTNVIKYHHERYDGTGYFNIKGEDIPKMSQIISMADEIELNFDLRTSDFKIRKKYRIL; encoded by the coding sequence ATGCTATTTTATATGAATGAATTTCTAACAGCAGTATCTTTTGCGTTAGATTTTATAGAAATGGACCTATCAGGAGTGACTTCAAACCACGGAAAGAGAACTGCTTACATATCATTAAAAATAGCCAAAGAGCTTGGGTTAAGTTTTAAAGAACTCCACGATATCGTAGCTTTAGGTATGCTTCATGATATTGGTGCAGTAGAAAGAGGATTAGTTAAAAAGATTAATGCAGAAAGTGAGTATACTCTTAAGAATGCTGAAGATACGGTGGCTCATTGTAGTATTGGTGAAAATAGTATAAGTATGTATCCTTTCCTTACTGATGTTACCAATGTCATTAAATATCATCATGAAAGATATGATGGAACAGGCTACTTTAATATTAAAGGTGAAGATATACCTAAGATGTCTCAAATAATTTCAATGGCAGATGAGATAGAATTAAATTTTGATTTGAGAACTAGTGATTTTAAAATCAGAAAAAAATACAGGATTTTATAA
- a CDS encoding phosphatase PAP2 family protein, which produces MISAIYGIDNSILDFISNNLHSLWLDKLMISLTDLGDGGIIWIAIALGLIVSKKYRKSGFMLLMAILLGALFGEMIIKNIVQRARPFTHVPGMELLIKKPNSYSFPSGHTTASFAAAGILSYCFRKYRVAFYLLAALIAFSRLYLYVHYPSDVLGGIVLGSLSCLLTIYIFNKYINKERI; this is translated from the coding sequence ATGATTTCAGCAATATACGGTATAGATAATTCAATCTTGGATTTCATAAGTAATAACCTGCACTCACTTTGGTTAGATAAGCTAATGATTTCTTTGACTGATTTAGGGGACGGGGGCATCATATGGATAGCAATAGCCTTGGGGTTAATTGTTAGCAAAAAGTATAGAAAATCAGGCTTTATGCTTCTGATGGCTATATTGCTTGGTGCACTATTTGGAGAAATGATAATAAAAAATATAGTTCAGCGTGCAAGACCTTTTACTCATGTTCCGGGGATGGAATTATTGATTAAAAAACCTAATTCTTATTCTTTCCCATCGGGGCATACAACAGCGTCATTTGCAGCAGCGGGAATACTATCTTATTGCTTTAGAAAGTATAGGGTAGCATTTTATCTTCTTGCTGCATTGATAGCTTTTTCTAGGTTGTATTTATATGTTCATTATCCTTCAGATGTATTGGGTGGGATAGTTTTAGGAAGTCTAAGTTGTTTATTAACTATTTATATATTTAATAAATATATAAATAAAGAAAGAATATAA
- a CDS encoding sodium-translocating pyrophosphatase, with the protein MLFVTVYFGIIYGVVLISALVILYLAKYIFKQDKGNEKMQEISEAIREGAMAFLKRQYKTITLIALIVLVIITGSDYLANKSKEGVDAFSIAWHTGIAFVTGAFCSAISGYIGMYMTVNCNVRTAEGARKGLNKALQIAFRGGTITGLAVTSLSLLGVSTLFLIFGGASGDDVLIKEAPSLIVGFGFGASLVALFAQLGGGIYTKAADVGADLVGKVEAGIPEDDPRNPAVIADLVGDNVGDCAGRGADLFESTAAENIGAMILGVALYPVFGVKGILFPLVARALGILASIVGVFFVNIKDESKDPMIELNKGYGITTIIVLILLIFNVKYMLGGTLPNGNEINYWLLYGCAVTGIALGYAFVVLTNYYTSCDHRPVQEIAKSCETGPATNIITGISIGMESTTLPVLLISVAIFVSYKLGESALGGIANSGLYGTAIATMGMLSTCAFVLAMDTFGPITDNAGGIAEMSGAPEKVRTITDRLDACGNTTKALTKGYAVGSAALATFLLFSAYLDEVKKILGKPLDSWFSVDIGKPEVFIAAFIGVMLVFLFSSTAIRAVGRAAQYIIVEVRRQFKEIPGIMEGTAKPDYASCVDIVTKGALKEMIVPGIIVIAVPILVGVLLGKEAAAGFLMISTIAGVVMALFLNNSGGAWDNAKKYIELGNMGGKGSEAHKAGVVGDTVGDPFKDTAGPSLHVLIKLISTITLVFVALFR; encoded by the coding sequence ATGTTATTTGTGACAGTTTATTTTGGCATAATTTATGGGGTTGTCCTAATTTCAGCTTTGGTAATACTTTATCTTGCAAAATACATATTCAAGCAGGATAAGGGTAATGAAAAGATGCAGGAAATTTCAGAAGCAATAAGAGAAGGAGCTATGGCTTTCTTAAAAAGACAGTATAAGACCATAACTCTAATTGCATTAATTGTTTTAGTAATAATCACAGGTTCAGATTATCTTGCTAACAAATCTAAAGAAGGCGTAGATGCATTTAGTATCGCATGGCATACTGGAATCGCATTTGTTACAGGAGCGTTCTGCTCAGCTATATCAGGATATATTGGAATGTACATGACAGTTAACTGTAATGTAAGAACTGCTGAAGGGGCTAGAAAAGGCTTAAATAAAGCATTGCAAATAGCTTTTAGAGGTGGTACTATAACAGGTCTTGCAGTTACATCTTTATCACTTTTAGGGGTATCAACATTATTCTTAATATTTGGCGGTGCATCTGGAGACGATGTTCTAATAAAAGAAGCCCCATCATTAATTGTTGGGTTTGGTTTTGGTGCGTCTCTTGTAGCATTATTTGCTCAATTAGGTGGCGGAATATATACTAAAGCTGCTGATGTTGGAGCAGATTTAGTTGGAAAAGTTGAAGCTGGGATACCAGAAGATGATCCAAGAAACCCTGCAGTTATAGCTGACTTGGTTGGAGATAATGTTGGTGACTGTGCAGGAAGAGGAGCAGATCTATTTGAATCTACTGCAGCTGAAAATATTGGAGCTATGATACTTGGTGTTGCATTATATCCTGTGTTTGGAGTTAAGGGGATTTTGTTCCCACTTGTAGCAAGAGCATTAGGAATTTTAGCATCCATAGTTGGTGTATTCTTTGTAAACATTAAGGATGAAAGTAAAGATCCTATGATTGAATTAAATAAGGGTTATGGTATAACTACAATTATAGTATTAATCCTTTTAATATTTAATGTTAAGTACATGCTAGGAGGAACCCTTCCTAACGGTAATGAAATAAATTATTGGTTGCTTTATGGTTGTGCTGTAACTGGTATAGCACTAGGATATGCATTTGTAGTTTTAACTAACTACTATACTTCTTGTGATCATAGACCTGTTCAAGAGATTGCAAAATCTTGTGAAACTGGGCCAGCTACTAATATAATTACTGGAATTTCTATAGGTATGGAATCAACTACTTTACCAGTACTACTTATTTCAGTTGCGATTTTTGTGTCATATAAATTAGGGGAGTCAGCTCTTGGGGGAATAGCTAATTCAGGACTTTATGGAACTGCCATAGCTACAATGGGAATGCTTTCAACTTGTGCGTTCGTATTAGCAATGGATACTTTTGGTCCTATAACTGATAATGCAGGTGGAATAGCAGAAATGTCTGGTGCACCTGAAAAAGTAAGAACTATAACTGATAGACTAGATGCTTGTGGTAATACTACTAAGGCATTAACAAAAGGATATGCAGTTGGATCAGCTGCACTTGCAACTTTCCTTTTATTCTCAGCTTATCTTGATGAAGTTAAGAAGATATTAGGTAAGCCGTTAGATTCTTGGTTTAGCGTAGATATAGGTAAACCAGAGGTGTTTATTGCAGCCTTTATAGGTGTTATGCTTGTATTCTTATTTAGTTCAACAGCTATAAGAGCGGTTGGAAGAGCTGCTCAATATATAATTGTAGAAGTAAGAAGACAGTTCAAAGAAATCCCTGGAATCATGGAAGGAACAGCAAAACCTGACTATGCTAGCTGCGTTGATATAGTTACCAAAGGTGCTTTAAAAGAAATGATAGTTCCAGGTATCATAGTAATAGCAGTTCCTATATTAGTAGGCGTGCTTTTAGGAAAAGAAGCAGCTGCAGGATTTTTAATGATAAGTACAATAGCAGGAGTTGTAATGGCATTATTCTTAAACAACAGTGGTGGAGCTTGGGATAATGCAAAGAAATATATTGAACTTGGAAACATGGGTGGAAAGGGTTCTGAAGCACATAAAGCTGGGGTTGTAGGTGATACTGTTGGAGATCCATTTAAGGATACTGCAGGTCCATCACTTCATGTTTTGATTAAGCTTATAAGTACAATAACTTTAGTATTTGTAGCTTTATTTAGATAG